ATGGGTGGTAAGATTGGAGTTTTATTAGAAGTAAATTGCGAAACAGACTTCGTAGCTAAAAATGATGCCTTTAAAGAATTAGTTGATAATATTGCTATGCATATTGCAGCTTCTAATCCAAAGTATTTATCCCGCGATGAGGTTTCAGAGGAAGCTATTGAAAATGAAAAAGATGTACTTAGAACTCAAGCACTTAATGATGGAAAACCAGAACATATTGTAGATCAGATAGTAAAAGGAAGATTAGATAAATTTTTCTCTCAAAATTGTCTTTTAGAACAGCCTTATATTCGTGATGATGATAAGACAGTTGAAGAATTAATCACTGAAAAGATTGCTGAACTAGGAGAAAATCTTAATATTAGAAGGTTTACTCGGTATGAATTAGGTGAAGGTATTGAGGTTGAAGAGGAAGATTTTGTTTCTGAAGTAATGAATGAAGTTGAAAAATAAAGAGTAAACTTAATAAGGAGAATACGATTCCGTGTTCTCCTTTTTAAATAAAGTTTTTCTAAAAAAAGGGATTTCATTATGTATATCGAAATGTAATGTAATGAAAGACTGGAGGTTATTTTAATGCCCGAGGCAAAATTTTCAAGAGTGATTATTAAACTAAGTGGAGAAGCATTAAGTGGTAATCAGGAATATGGTATAGATCCGCAATTTATTAATTCAATTGCC
This genomic interval from Selenihalanaerobacter shriftii contains the following:
- the tsf gene encoding translation elongation factor Ts; the encoded protein is MSYSTADVKKLREKTSAGILDCKKALEETDGDMDEAVKYLREKGIAEAEKKAGRTAAEGLVESYIHMGGKIGVLLEVNCETDFVAKNDAFKELVDNIAMHIAASNPKYLSRDEVSEEAIENEKDVLRTQALNDGKPEHIVDQIVKGRLDKFFSQNCLLEQPYIRDDDKTVEELITEKIAELGENLNIRRFTRYELGEGIEVEEEDFVSEVMNEVEK